Proteins from a genomic interval of Quercus lobata isolate SW786 chromosome 11, ValleyOak3.0 Primary Assembly, whole genome shotgun sequence:
- the LOC115967063 gene encoding uncharacterized protein LOC115967063, with protein MEKIFKFLGCTDSQEVNYATYMFESPTKIWWKSAERLLLEGRGDNAQISWAKFVKKFYEQFFIERFRDKQAENFDELVQGSMGVAQYEAKFTKLSRFAPQLVSTEALRVKKFCKGLNFKIRQCSTTSRVEDYKNLVTLAEAIEEDIHERNKMKALMEQDKGKTMKFN; from the coding sequence ATGGAAAAGATTTTTAAATTCCTTGGATGCACAGATTCTCAGGAGGTGAATTATGCTACATACATGTTTGAAAGTCCTACTAAAATATGGTGGAAATCAGCAGAGAGACTTCTCTTAGAAGGAAGAGGTGATAATGCCCAAATTAGTTGGGCAAAGTTTGTGAAGAAATTTTATGAGCAATTTTTTATAGAACGCTTCAGAGATAAACAagctgaaaattttgatgaactTGTCCAAGGGAGTATGGGGGTTGCTCAATATGAAGCAAAGTTTACTAAGTTGTCTCGTTTTGCTCCTCAACTTGTTTCTACTGAAGCTTTAAGGGTTAAGAAGTTTTGCAAGGGGTTGAATTTCAAAATCAGACAATGTTCGACTACTTCTCGAGTTGAGGACTACAAGAATTTGGTTACACTTGCTGAAGCTATAGAAGAAGACATTCATGAACGTAATAAAATGAAAGCATTAATGGAACAAGATAAAGGCAAGACAATGAAGTTTAACTAG